One region of Acropora muricata isolate sample 2 chromosome 13, ASM3666990v1, whole genome shotgun sequence genomic DNA includes:
- the LOC136894982 gene encoding piggyBac transposable element-derived protein 4-like, with protein sequence MELSAEEQNLPRRQRNRRAAAHGPEIQWEIYEDIDPFESTWLPKFTERPGILVDATEFSPVDFFYMFFHDEAFTLISNETNRYASQYLDTPVDLEPSSRFHAWNNTSPNEIRAFVALEIDNGTLSETCTFRLLEWVLAHSCTFSSVMSEQVRRGEDGYNPLFEIQRLLDIVNPTYEWWYQPECDLSLDESMVKFKGRLTFRQYLPAKPTRWGIKQFVLTEAKIGYCLKSVAYSGKTSFARVAGVSFSEQVVLSLLEGYENKGHIVHLDNFYSAPILFKKLEEMNIGACGTVKANRKQMPKELLPERLPLQKGDLPVFMLVNGKTQKGFTF encoded by the exons ATGGAATTGTCAGCTGAAGAGCAAAATTTACCGCGAAGGCAAAGGAACCGGCGAGCTGCAGCTCATGGGCCTGAAATTCAGTGGGAGATCTACGAAGACATCGATCCATTTGAATCTACATGGCTTCCAAAATTCACTGAACGACCAGGAATCCTTGTTGATGCAACCGAATTTTCACCAGTTGACTTCTTTTATATGTTTTTCCACGATGAAGCATTCACTCTTATTTCAAACGAGACAAACAGGTATGCCAGTCAATATTTGGATACACCCGTTGACTTGGAACCATCCTCTCGCTTTCATGCCTGGAATAATACATCTCCAAATGAAATAAGGGCATTCGTAGCATTAGAAATTGATAATGGGACTTTGTCAGAAACCTGCACATTCAGATTATTGGAGTGGGTTTTGGCTCACAGCTGTACATTCTCTTCTGTTATGTCAG AACAAGTTAGGAGGGGGGAAGATGGTTACAACCCTTTATTTGAAATACAGCGTCTTTTAGATATTGTGAACCCAACCTATGAGTGGTGGTATCAACCCGAATGTGACCTGTCTTTGGATGAAAGCATGGTTAAGTTCAAGGGTCGACTTACTTTTAGACAGTATTTACCAGCCAAACCCACAAGATGGGGAATAAAACAATTTGTTCTCACTGAGGCTAAAATTGGCTACTGCTTGAAGTCTGTTGCCTACAGTGGCAAAACATCATTTGCCAGAGTAGCAGGGGTTAGCTTTTCAGAGCAAGTTGTGTTGTCCTTACTTGAGGGCTATGAAAACAAGGGCCACATTGTTCACCTTGATAATTTTTACTCTGCTCCCATTCTCTTCAAAAAACTGGAGGAAATGAACATTGGTGCCTGTGGCACAGTGAAAGCCAATAGGAAACAGATGCCAAAGGAACTGTTACCTGAAAGGTTACCTCTACAAAAGGGGGACCTACCTGTTTTCATGCTTGTGAATGGCAAGACACAAAAAGGGTTTACTTTTTAA